One window from the genome of Acuticoccus sp. I52.16.1 encodes:
- a CDS encoding HD family hydrolase, giving the protein MTTDPFTRQLDFLNTIDALKGIDRASPIIDRSRRENSAEHSWHIAMYALVLEDHAPEGVDIGRVVRMLLIHDIVEIDAGDLPIHGAHDFARQAELERAAAERIFGLLPPEQAATFHALWHEFEAAETLDARFAKSLDRLQPMMQNIATGGGTWTTYAVDERQILDRCGPSISGGSPSLWQKTRDLVQKFFQTA; this is encoded by the coding sequence ATGACGACCGACCCGTTCACCCGCCAACTCGACTTCCTCAACACGATCGACGCCCTGAAGGGGATCGACCGGGCTTCGCCGATCATCGATCGCAGCCGGCGCGAGAATTCGGCCGAGCACTCCTGGCACATCGCCATGTACGCTCTGGTGCTGGAGGACCATGCGCCCGAGGGGGTCGACATCGGCCGCGTCGTGCGCATGCTCCTGATCCACGACATCGTCGAGATCGACGCCGGCGATCTGCCGATCCACGGCGCGCACGACTTCGCCCGGCAGGCGGAGCTGGAGCGGGCGGCGGCCGAGCGGATCTTCGGCCTGCTGCCGCCCGAGCAGGCGGCGACCTTCCATGCCTTGTGGCACGAGTTCGAGGCGGCGGAGACGCTCGACGCGCGCTTCGCCAAGTCGCTCGACCGGTTGCAGCCGATGATGCAGAACATCGCCACCGGCGGCGGCACGTGGACGACCTATGCGGTCGACGAGCGCCAGATCCTCGACCGTTGCGGCCCGTCGATCTCCGGCGGCTCGCCGAGCTTGTGGCAGAAGACGAGAGACCTCGTGCAGAAGTTCTTCCAGACGGCGTAG
- a CDS encoding DUF1402 family protein produces MRGVISAIVVAIVAACAVPQAAHAQTSTQAGTYNGHALPEATKRRMKATKASIPAKLRRTLDELKAQRLVPAMKRTAARYGIDPIHILAAVVGEHVFNYDIRDNLQEVALHYARRLRTTTFSCGGVPLETVLELPQFRGCKGSSNSYWTCVESTWYASVRGRTVGRERLPRRNLTESCFNPFATGQTYGLGQLSPVTALKMMDTTKLPKITYKDADALYERILDPDESINVIAAVIVDSIAAYRAVGVDISDRPGITATLYNVGNPWARARKSRGRPKVNYYGAYIEDHIAVLEDFLN; encoded by the coding sequence ATGAGAGGCGTCATTTCCGCCATCGTGGTCGCGATCGTCGCAGCGTGCGCCGTGCCTCAGGCGGCGCATGCGCAGACGTCGACGCAAGCCGGCACCTACAACGGGCACGCCCTCCCGGAGGCGACGAAGCGGCGGATGAAGGCGACGAAGGCCAGCATCCCCGCCAAACTGCGCCGGACTCTGGACGAGTTGAAGGCGCAGCGCCTGGTGCCGGCGATGAAGCGGACGGCCGCGCGCTACGGGATCGACCCGATACACATTCTCGCCGCCGTCGTCGGCGAGCACGTCTTCAACTACGACATTCGCGACAACTTGCAGGAGGTCGCCCTGCATTATGCGCGGCGGCTGCGCACGACCACCTTCTCGTGCGGCGGCGTGCCGCTGGAGACGGTGCTCGAGCTGCCGCAGTTCCGCGGCTGCAAGGGCAGCTCCAACAGCTACTGGACCTGCGTCGAATCGACCTGGTACGCCAGCGTGCGGGGGCGCACGGTCGGCCGCGAACGCCTGCCGCGCCGCAACCTGACCGAGTCCTGCTTCAACCCGTTCGCGACCGGCCAGACCTACGGCCTCGGCCAGCTGTCGCCGGTGACGGCCCTGAAGATGATGGACACGACCAAGCTTCCCAAGATCACCTACAAGGATGCCGACGCGCTCTACGAGCGGATCCTCGACCCGGACGAGTCCATCAACGTGATCGCCGCCGTCATCGTCGATTCGATCGCCGCCTACCGCGCCGTCGGGGTGGACATCTCCGATCGTCCGGGCATCACGGCGACGCTCTACAACGTCGGCAATCCCTGGGCGCGGGCCCGCAAGTCGCGCGGGCGTCCCAAGGTGAACTACTACGGCGCCTACATCGAAGACCACATCGCCGTCCTGGAAGACTTCCTGAACTGA
- a CDS encoding SCO family protein, whose translation MRTIRLVLWGLVLVVGAVVAGVTVGRLLTDEPVVASGSLGAAQQRAKYENAGGPFDAVDTKGEPVSAADLEGKPRAMFFGFTHCPDVCPTAMLEAQQWLDALGPKAGDINIVFVTVDPERDTPEILDQYIGAFDERIIGLVPTSEQALAAMAEGYGIVYNKVPLGEGDYTMNHTADTLLFDADGTYAGFIPFTPFSARQSEELTAQATNKAVEQLKDLVGG comes from the coding sequence GTGAGAACCATTCGTCTCGTTCTGTGGGGTCTCGTCCTGGTCGTCGGCGCGGTGGTCGCGGGAGTGACCGTGGGCCGCCTCCTGACCGACGAGCCCGTCGTCGCGAGTGGTTCGCTGGGCGCCGCGCAACAGCGTGCGAAGTACGAGAACGCCGGCGGCCCCTTCGACGCGGTCGACACCAAGGGCGAGCCGGTGAGCGCCGCCGACCTCGAGGGCAAGCCGCGGGCGATGTTCTTCGGCTTCACCCACTGTCCGGACGTGTGCCCCACCGCGATGCTGGAGGCCCAGCAGTGGCTGGACGCGCTGGGCCCGAAAGCCGGCGACATCAACATCGTTTTCGTCACCGTCGACCCCGAGCGCGACACGCCGGAGATCCTGGATCAGTATATCGGCGCCTTCGACGAGCGGATCATCGGGCTTGTGCCGACCAGCGAGCAGGCGCTCGCTGCGATGGCCGAAGGCTACGGGATCGTCTACAACAAGGTGCCGCTGGGCGAGGGCGACTACACGATGAACCACACGGCCGACACGCTGCTGTTCGACGCGGACGGCACCTATGCCGGGTTCATCCCCTTCACGCCGTTCTCGGCGCGGCAGAGCGAGGAGCTGACCGCACAGGCGACGAACAAGGCGGTCGAGCAGTTGAAGGACCTGGTGGGCGGGTGA
- a CDS encoding TlyA family RNA methyltransferase, with protein sequence MTRLDVALVERGLSRTRSQAREAILRGVVRVDGAVVTRAGHRVAPQARLETEGETYVSRAAHKLVAALDHFAIDPAGAHALDIGASTGGFTEVLLARGAAHVVALDVGRDQLVAALRRDARVTVMEGFNARALTAADLAYAPDLVVSDVSFISLRLALPPALRLAAPGARLAALVKPQFEVGPAHIGKGGLVKDEAAARLALDEVVAAVTACGWRVAPPIPSPIEGGDGNREWLIAAERDAGARP encoded by the coding sequence ATGACACGGCTCGACGTGGCGCTGGTGGAGCGCGGCCTCAGCCGCACGCGCAGTCAGGCGCGCGAGGCGATCCTGCGCGGGGTGGTCCGGGTCGACGGGGCAGTCGTCACGCGTGCGGGGCATCGCGTCGCCCCGCAGGCGCGGCTGGAGACCGAGGGCGAGACCTATGTCAGCCGCGCCGCACACAAGCTCGTCGCGGCGCTGGATCACTTCGCGATCGACCCGGCGGGCGCGCACGCGCTCGACATCGGCGCCTCGACCGGCGGCTTCACCGAGGTGCTGCTGGCGCGCGGTGCGGCGCACGTGGTGGCGCTCGACGTGGGGCGCGACCAGCTCGTCGCCGCGCTGCGGCGGGACGCCCGCGTCACCGTGATGGAGGGCTTCAACGCGCGGGCGCTGACCGCGGCGGACCTTGCGTACGCGCCCGACCTCGTCGTGTCGGACGTGAGCTTCATCTCGCTGCGGCTGGCGCTGCCGCCGGCGCTGCGGCTCGCGGCGCCGGGGGCGCGCCTCGCCGCGCTGGTGAAGCCGCAGTTCGAGGTCGGGCCGGCGCACATCGGCAAAGGCGGCCTCGTGAAGGACGAGGCGGCGGCACGGCTGGCGCTGGACGAGGTCGTCGCCGCCGTCACCGCCTGCGGCTGGCGGGTCGCCCCGCCGATCCCGTCGCCCATCGAAGGCGGCGACGGCAACCGCGAGTGGCTGATCGCGGCGGAACGCGACGCCGGGGCGCGGCCGTGA
- a CDS encoding class I SAM-dependent RNA methyltransferase — protein MSCAPVGTCALFGRCGGCSALDRPADVYAAGKRDAVVAALAARGIEAEVAPLERMPFASRRRATFTAVSDRDGTRVGYQAARSHEVIDVAACPALDPALAAALPEIRSLGTAAASGGRARLTATLCDNGIDLAITRERAKPAKGPKGRRRSKADKARPLLVEAQSLLRVTVDGELAIMREPPLVRFDGVDVPFPPAAFLQASRASEARMTELVLAGVGAAGTVADLFCGLGTFAVPLTRQAKVLAAELDGPALDALEAGMGRTAGRRGLTAERRNLMHHPLGAKELTMEAVVFDPPRAGAEAQAVALAQTRVPRVVAVSCEPRTLARDLAILVAGGYKITQVVPVDQFVGTDHIEVIATLE, from the coding sequence GTGAGCTGCGCCCCCGTCGGCACCTGCGCGCTCTTCGGCCGCTGCGGCGGATGCAGCGCGCTGGATCGTCCGGCCGACGTCTACGCGGCCGGCAAACGGGACGCCGTGGTGGCCGCGCTCGCCGCCCGCGGGATCGAGGCCGAGGTCGCCCCGCTGGAGCGGATGCCCTTCGCCAGCCGCCGGCGCGCCACCTTCACCGCCGTCTCCGACCGGGACGGCACACGGGTCGGCTACCAGGCCGCCCGCTCGCACGAGGTGATCGACGTCGCCGCCTGCCCGGCGCTCGACCCGGCCCTCGCCGCCGCGCTCCCCGAGATCCGCTCGCTGGGCACCGCGGCGGCGAGCGGCGGGCGCGCGCGCCTCACCGCGACGCTGTGCGACAATGGGATCGACCTCGCCATCACCCGCGAGCGCGCCAAGCCCGCGAAGGGGCCGAAGGGGAGGCGCCGGAGCAAGGCCGACAAGGCGCGCCCGCTGCTGGTGGAGGCGCAGAGCCTGCTGCGCGTCACCGTCGACGGGGAACTCGCCATCATGCGCGAGCCGCCGCTGGTGCGCTTCGACGGAGTGGACGTCCCGTTTCCGCCCGCCGCCTTCCTGCAGGCCAGCCGCGCCAGCGAGGCGCGGATGACCGAGCTGGTGCTCGCCGGCGTCGGTGCGGCGGGCACGGTGGCGGACCTCTTCTGCGGCCTCGGCACCTTCGCCGTGCCGCTCACGCGCCAGGCCAAGGTGCTGGCGGCCGAGCTGGACGGCCCGGCCCTCGATGCGCTGGAGGCCGGCATGGGCCGGACCGCCGGGCGCCGCGGCCTGACCGCGGAGCGGCGCAACCTGATGCACCACCCGCTCGGCGCCAAGGAGCTCACCATGGAGGCGGTCGTCTTCGACCCGCCGCGCGCCGGGGCGGAGGCGCAGGCCGTCGCGCTCGCCCAGACCCGCGTGCCACGCGTCGTCGCCGTGTCGTGCGAGCCGCGCACCTTGGCGCGCGACCTCGCCATCCTCGTCGCCGGTGGGTATAAAATCACGCAGGTGGTGCCGGTCGACCAGTTCGTCGGCACGGACCATATCGAGGTGATCGCAACGTTGGAGTGA
- a CDS encoding class I SAM-dependent methyltransferase codes for MTPVERFALRARFGLAQAARVGWYASQNAAGVRVGREAGRDLPPPPKPVIEAPAGIPDRATLLRHVRKLLVRDLANVEAGLYPMPTDEPDGLRGLLARRDMYLRDIPSIVRRRATGSHQEVDRSEGKRPRYYMQNFHFQTDGWMTEDSARLYDTQVETLFFGAAAAMRRQGLVPIADMVRTRDQRSLRMLDVASGSGAFLRDVRLAFPRLPVIASDLSEPYVRLARGKLAPRPGAGAVVGAAEGLPFRSDAFDIVSTIYLFHELPPKVRPLVAAEMARVVAPGGRIVVIDSLQTGDTAELDGLLELFPQLFHEPYYRSYLTEDVSALFAAAGLELMASWPAFLSKVQLFQKVQR; via the coding sequence ATGACACCGGTGGAGCGCTTCGCCTTGCGCGCCCGCTTCGGGCTCGCCCAGGCCGCCCGGGTGGGGTGGTACGCCTCCCAGAACGCCGCGGGCGTGCGGGTCGGCCGCGAGGCGGGGCGAGACCTGCCACCCCCGCCCAAGCCGGTGATCGAGGCGCCCGCCGGCATCCCCGACCGTGCCACGCTGCTGCGCCACGTGCGCAAGCTCCTGGTGCGCGACCTCGCCAACGTCGAGGCGGGGCTCTACCCGATGCCGACCGACGAGCCGGACGGCCTGCGCGGCCTGCTGGCCCGGCGCGACATGTACCTGAGGGACATCCCGAGCATCGTGCGCCGCCGGGCCACCGGATCGCACCAGGAGGTCGACCGGTCCGAGGGCAAGCGCCCGCGCTACTACATGCAGAACTTCCACTTCCAGACCGACGGCTGGATGACCGAGGACTCCGCCAGGCTCTACGACACGCAGGTCGAGACGCTGTTCTTCGGCGCCGCCGCGGCGATGCGCCGCCAGGGCCTGGTGCCGATCGCCGACATGGTCCGCACCCGCGACCAGCGCAGCCTGCGCATGCTCGACGTCGCCAGCGGATCCGGGGCCTTCCTGCGCGACGTGCGCCTCGCCTTCCCGCGGCTGCCGGTGATCGCGAGCGACCTGTCCGAGCCCTATGTGCGGCTGGCGCGGGGCAAGCTGGCGCCGCGGCCCGGAGCGGGCGCGGTGGTCGGCGCGGCGGAGGGGCTGCCCTTCCGCTCCGACGCGTTCGACATCGTCTCCACCATCTACCTCTTCCACGAGCTGCCGCCGAAAGTGCGGCCGCTGGTGGCGGCGGAGATGGCGCGCGTTGTCGCACCGGGCGGCCGCATCGTTGTCATCGATAGTTTGCAAACCGGTGATACCGCTGAATTGGATGGCTTGCTCGAGTTGTTCCCCCAGCTCTTTCATGAGCCGTACTATCGCTCCTACTTGACTGAGGACGTAAGTGCACTATTCGCTGCTGCTGGGCTCGAGCTTATGGCCAGTTGGCCCGCGTTCCTCTCTAAGGTGCAGCTCTTCCAAAAGGTGCAACGCTGA
- a CDS encoding O-acetylhomoserine aminocarboxypropyltransferase, with protein MAERDPGFNTLSIHAGAQPDPTTGARATPIYQTTSFVFDDVDHAASLFGLQAFGNIYTRITNPTNAVLEARVAALEGGTAALAVASGHAAQLNILHTLMHPGAELVASNKLYGGSINQFTHSFKNFGWNVKWADADDPASFAAQVTDKTRAIFIESIANPGGVVMDIEAIAKVAKDAGVPLIVDNTMATPYLIRPFEHGADIVCHSATKFLGGHGNSIAGVIVDGGTFNWSGDKRYPMLSEPRPEYDGMVLAETFGNFAFAIACRVLGLRDLGAALSPMNAFLVLTGIETLALRMQRHCENAQKVAEFLAGHPKVSWVSYPGLPGDKYNALAKKYCPDGAGAVFTFGLAGGYDAGVSLVSNLELFSHLANIGDTRSLVIHPASTTHRQLSDEAKVKAGAGPDVVRLSVGIENAEDIIADLDQALNK; from the coding sequence ATGGCCGAGCGAGACCCCGGCTTCAACACCCTGTCCATTCACGCCGGCGCGCAGCCCGACCCGACCACCGGCGCCCGCGCCACGCCGATCTACCAGACGACGTCGTTCGTGTTCGACGACGTCGACCACGCCGCGTCGCTGTTCGGCCTGCAGGCGTTCGGCAACATCTACACCCGCATCACCAACCCGACGAACGCGGTCCTGGAGGCGCGGGTCGCGGCGCTGGAAGGTGGCACGGCCGCGCTCGCCGTCGCCTCCGGCCACGCCGCCCAGCTCAACATCCTGCACACGCTGATGCATCCGGGGGCCGAGCTGGTCGCCTCCAACAAGCTCTACGGCGGCTCGATCAACCAGTTCACCCACTCGTTCAAGAACTTCGGGTGGAATGTGAAGTGGGCCGACGCGGACGACCCGGCCTCCTTCGCGGCCCAGGTCACCGACAAGACGCGGGCGATCTTCATCGAATCGATCGCCAATCCCGGCGGCGTGGTGATGGACATCGAGGCGATCGCCAAGGTGGCCAAGGACGCCGGCGTGCCGCTCATCGTCGACAACACGATGGCGACCCCCTACCTCATCCGCCCGTTCGAGCACGGTGCCGACATCGTCTGCCACTCGGCGACCAAGTTCCTGGGTGGTCACGGCAATTCCATCGCCGGCGTGATCGTCGACGGGGGCACCTTCAACTGGAGCGGCGACAAGCGCTACCCGATGCTCTCCGAGCCGCGCCCCGAGTACGACGGGATGGTGCTCGCCGAGACGTTCGGCAACTTCGCCTTCGCCATCGCCTGCCGCGTGCTGGGTCTGCGCGACCTGGGCGCGGCGCTGTCGCCGATGAACGCCTTCCTGGTGCTCACCGGCATCGAGACGCTCGCGCTGCGCATGCAGCGTCACTGCGAGAACGCGCAGAAGGTGGCCGAATTCCTCGCCGGTCACCCGAAGGTGTCGTGGGTGAGCTATCCGGGCCTGCCGGGTGACAAGTACAATGCGCTCGCCAAGAAGTACTGCCCCGACGGTGCCGGTGCCGTGTTCACCTTCGGCCTTGCGGGCGGCTACGACGCGGGCGTGTCGCTGGTGTCCAACCTCGAGCTGTTCTCGCATCTGGCCAACATCGGCGACACGCGCTCGCTGGTGATCCACCCCGCGTCCACCACGCACCGCCAGCTGTCGGACGAGGCGAAGGTGAAGGCGGGCGCGGGCCCGGACGTGGTCCGCCTGTCGGTCGGTATCGAGAATGCCGAGGACATCATCGCCGACCTCGACCAGGCGCTGAACAAGTAG
- a CDS encoding COX15/CtaA family protein encodes MQSHASIVWWLRIVAAFVIATLVVGGGTRLTDSGLSITQWQPLVGVIPPLTEAGWREAFALYQQIPEYELVNHGMTLGEFQSIYFWEWAHRLVARSIGLVFAIPLAFFWARGMLPGWFKPWGLGLLALGGLQGAVGWWMVTSGLTERVDVSQYRLAVHMTLACVILALAVWLSVRLAGRARCSPVAPGVATLSRLMPFLILGQISLGALVAGLDAGLASDEWPTMAGALIPEGLGLMDPWWINMFENPLTVQFDHRLMGYLVLVVALALAFVARGGGAAGRTSRLAGLVLVQVAIGIATVVWHVPLPLALTHQFVAAVLLWLSVDNATRVVAARRAPLAAATA; translated from the coding sequence ATGCAATCGCACGCTTCAATCGTCTGGTGGCTGCGGATCGTCGCGGCCTTCGTCATCGCAACATTGGTGGTCGGCGGCGGCACGCGCCTCACCGATTCCGGCCTCTCGATCACCCAGTGGCAACCCCTCGTCGGGGTGATTCCGCCGCTGACCGAGGCCGGCTGGCGCGAGGCCTTCGCACTCTACCAGCAGATCCCCGAATACGAACTCGTCAACCACGGCATGACCCTGGGCGAGTTCCAATCGATCTACTTCTGGGAATGGGCGCATCGGCTGGTGGCGCGCTCGATCGGCCTGGTGTTCGCGATCCCGCTGGCGTTCTTCTGGGCGCGCGGGATGCTGCCGGGGTGGTTCAAGCCGTGGGGGCTGGGGCTCCTGGCGCTGGGCGGCCTGCAAGGCGCGGTCGGCTGGTGGATGGTCACCTCCGGGCTCACCGAACGGGTCGACGTCAGCCAGTATCGCCTCGCCGTGCACATGACGCTGGCCTGCGTGATCCTGGCGCTGGCGGTGTGGCTCTCGGTCCGCCTCGCGGGCCGGGCGCGATGCTCACCGGTCGCGCCCGGCGTGGCGACCCTGTCGCGGCTGATGCCGTTCCTGATCCTGGGGCAGATCTCGCTGGGCGCGTTGGTCGCGGGGCTGGACGCGGGCCTCGCCTCGGACGAATGGCCGACGATGGCAGGCGCGCTCATCCCAGAGGGGCTGGGGCTCATGGATCCCTGGTGGATCAACATGTTCGAGAACCCGCTGACCGTTCAGTTCGACCATCGCCTGATGGGCTATCTGGTGCTGGTCGTTGCGCTCGCGCTGGCGTTCGTGGCGCGTGGGGGCGGCGCGGCCGGGCGCACGAGCCGGCTGGCGGGGCTCGTGCTGGTGCAGGTGGCCATCGGCATCGCCACCGTGGTGTGGCACGTCCCGCTGCCGTTGGCGCTGACGCATCAGTTCGTCGCCGCGGTGCTGCTGTGGCTCAGTGTCGACAATGCGACGCGGGTCGTCGCGGCGAGGCGCGCCCCGCTCGCGGCCGCCACCGCCTGA
- a CDS encoding DUF2842 domain-containing protein, giving the protein MNVRVKKLIGTVATMVFLIVYVLMAMVLAVRLLPGTGGVTQLAYYVVAGLIWIVPVGALIKWMQRA; this is encoded by the coding sequence GTGAACGTGCGGGTGAAGAAGCTGATCGGGACGGTGGCGACGATGGTCTTCCTGATCGTCTACGTGCTGATGGCGATGGTGCTGGCCGTGCGGCTGCTGCCGGGGACCGGCGGCGTGACCCAGCTCGCCTACTACGTGGTCGCGGGGCTGATCTGGATCGTCCCGGTCGGCGCACTGATCAAGTGGATGCAGCGCGCCTGA
- a CDS encoding MFS transporter yields the protein MSSGTIEATPERVSVRSALAPVAALLLGTALLYLGYGLQATLIPLRADLEGFSRVAIGLLSSTYYAGFVAGCVFAPYLILRAGHIRAFAAMVSLVSAAALSFPLVTDEVSWMVFRFGTGFCISGLLVIIESWLNEKATNTTRGTVMSTYIVITYATISIGQLGVAVQPISSFALFAMCSIMLSIAAVPVALTKASQPAPIPVVKFNPGILWQTAPAAFVGSFLSGVMAGSFNGLGSIFAIDSGFRTDEAAIFVSASVMGGAIGQYPLGRISDFVDRRLVLLGAAAATAAIGLLMAFADFLPDIMILAFGFVVGLTMLPIYSLAAAHAYDWTPPEEIVPTSAALLIVFGVGSIFGPLVASTMMALIGPGGLFLTIACSAVTLVLFVSARITIRRRPKEEFRSDFDYASTAVVGGAITPEIIEEDDPSMEMPVGFTPFAAGVDDDDEPNGDTIEAPHEDDDLITAPAPAAESLDVAAAQAGETPAPADHDTASGST from the coding sequence ATGTCGAGTGGAACGATCGAGGCGACTCCGGAGCGGGTCAGCGTACGCAGTGCCCTCGCGCCCGTGGCAGCGCTCCTCCTGGGGACGGCGCTGCTCTACCTGGGCTACGGGTTGCAGGCGACGCTCATCCCGCTGCGCGCCGACCTGGAAGGTTTCTCGCGCGTCGCCATCGGCCTCCTCAGCTCCACCTATTATGCCGGCTTCGTCGCCGGCTGCGTTTTCGCCCCCTATCTCATCCTGCGTGCCGGCCACATCCGCGCCTTCGCGGCGATGGTGTCGCTGGTCTCCGCCGCCGCCCTCTCCTTCCCGCTGGTGACGGACGAGGTGTCGTGGATGGTGTTCCGCTTCGGCACCGGCTTCTGCATCTCGGGCCTGCTCGTCATCATCGAGAGCTGGCTCAACGAAAAGGCGACCAACACCACCCGCGGCACGGTGATGAGCACGTACATCGTCATCACCTATGCCACGATCTCGATCGGCCAGCTCGGCGTCGCCGTGCAGCCGATCTCCTCGTTCGCCCTCTTCGCCATGTGCTCGATCATGCTGTCCATCGCGGCCGTTCCGGTGGCGCTGACGAAGGCGAGCCAGCCGGCGCCGATCCCGGTGGTGAAGTTCAATCCCGGCATCCTGTGGCAGACCGCGCCGGCGGCGTTCGTCGGCTCGTTCCTGTCGGGCGTGATGGCGGGCTCGTTCAACGGCCTGGGCTCGATCTTCGCCATCGATTCCGGCTTCCGGACGGACGAGGCGGCCATCTTCGTCTCCGCCTCGGTCATGGGCGGCGCCATCGGTCAGTACCCGCTCGGCCGCATCTCGGACTTCGTCGACCGCCGCCTGGTGCTGCTGGGAGCGGCCGCGGCGACGGCGGCCATCGGCCTGCTGATGGCCTTCGCCGACTTCCTGCCGGACATCATGATCCTCGCCTTCGGCTTCGTCGTCGGTCTGACGATGCTGCCGATCTACTCGCTGGCCGCCGCCCACGCCTACGACTGGACGCCGCCGGAGGAGATCGTGCCGACCTCGGCCGCGCTCCTCATCGTCTTCGGCGTCGGGTCGATCTTCGGCCCGCTGGTGGCTTCGACGATGATGGCCCTCATCGGCCCGGGCGGCCTGTTCCTGACGATCGCCTGTAGCGCGGTGACGCTGGTGCTCTTCGTCAGCGCGCGCATCACCATCCGCCGCCGCCCCAAGGAAGAGTTCCGCAGCGACTTCGACTACGCCTCGACCGCCGTCGTCGGCGGCGCGATCACGCCGGAGATCATCGAGGAGGACGACCCGTCGATGGAGATGCCGGTCGGGTTCACCCCCTTCGCCGCCGGCGTGGACGACGACGACGAGCCCAACGGCGACACCATCGAGGCGCCGCACGAGGACGACGACCTCATCACCGCGCCCGCCCCTGCCGCCGAGTCGCTCGACGTCGCCGCCGCCCAGGCAGGCGAGACGCCCGCCCCCGCGGACCACGACACCGCCTCGGGATCGACGTAG
- a CDS encoding histone deacetylase family protein, which translates to MTLIYTDPVFGRHKTPPGHPECAERFAVAERALAHPKFEPLPRRTAAPAPDAAITAVHPAGYLAKLDALVPEHGLVAVDADTSMGPSTMQAARVASGALMAATDALFAGEDKNAFVIGRPPGHHAEHNRAMGFCFLNHVAIAARHAQRAHGVGRVAIVDFDVHHGNGTQDIFWDDASVLYISTHQSPLYPGTGEANERGVGNILNVPLPPGTSSSLYRTLFDGAVMPALNAFEPEFLILSAGFDAHEDDPLGGIRLTDDDFVWITQRILEVADRCCGGRVVSSLEGGYDLAALGRCVAAHVSELMSA; encoded by the coding sequence ATGACCCTGATCTACACCGACCCCGTCTTCGGCCGGCACAAGACGCCGCCGGGCCACCCGGAGTGCGCGGAGCGCTTCGCCGTCGCCGAGCGCGCCCTCGCCCACCCCAAGTTCGAGCCGCTGCCCCGACGCACCGCCGCCCCCGCGCCCGACGCGGCGATCACCGCCGTCCATCCCGCCGGCTACCTCGCCAAGCTCGATGCGCTGGTGCCCGAACACGGCCTCGTCGCCGTCGACGCCGACACCTCGATGGGCCCCTCGACGATGCAGGCCGCCCGCGTCGCCAGCGGCGCTCTGATGGCGGCGACCGACGCGCTCTTCGCCGGGGAGGACAAGAACGCCTTCGTCATCGGCCGCCCGCCGGGCCACCATGCCGAGCACAACCGCGCGATGGGCTTCTGCTTCCTCAACCACGTGGCGATCGCCGCCCGGCACGCCCAGCGCGCCCACGGCGTCGGCCGCGTCGCCATCGTCGACTTCGACGTCCACCACGGCAACGGCACGCAGGACATCTTCTGGGACGACGCCAGCGTCCTCTATATCTCGACCCACCAGAGCCCGCTCTATCCCGGCACCGGCGAGGCCAACGAGCGCGGCGTCGGCAACATCCTCAACGTGCCGCTGCCGCCGGGAACGTCGAGCTCGCTCTATCGCACCCTGTTCGACGGCGCGGTGATGCCGGCCCTCAACGCCTTCGAGCCGGAATTCCTGATCCTGTCCGCCGGGTTCGACGCGCACGAGGACGACCCCCTCGGCGGCATCCGCCTCACCGACGACGATTTCGTGTGGATCACGCAGCGAATACTGGAGGTGGCGGACCGCTGTTGCGGGGGACGGGTCGTATCGTCGCTGGAGGGCGGATACGATCTCGCCGCGCTCGGACGCTGCGTCGCCGCCCACGTCTCCGAGCTGATGTCCGCGTAA